CCAGTGCGCGGCGAGCGCCTGCATGTCCGCTTGATCCTTGGCGGCACGCTCGATCAGCGCCGCCCGCAATGCCGGATCCGGCACCGGAGGCGCCGGCGGACGCGGTGCTGCACAAGCCAGCACGAAAGACACCATCACGACCGATCCAGCCCGGCGCATGCACCGCATATTCTCTCCTCACGAGTGTGGACCCGCATTGTCACGGTACGTAGACAACGCGGACCTCGAAAGGGTTGGGAATTCCACCCGGTGGCGGCAACGTCTCACCCATCAGTTCTGGGATACTTCCCGACCACGCCCACGCCCAGGAACAGCAGCCCCGCCACCCCCGCCACCAGGATGAAAGGCGGCGGCACATCCTCGACGCCCGAGGCCCCGATGCTCGTGAGTCGCCACGCGACGCCGAAGCATCCTGCCGCCACCATCAACGCAATCAACCGCACCGCTGGCGTAGCACACGCCCACTTCATGGATCACCTCCATGCGAGTGCATCATGCCGGCAAGTCGACCGGATTCTCCCGCGACACCTGCTGGCGGAGCTGCTCCGCGAGTCCGAGCAGGATCCCTTCGGGCCCGCGGATGTAGCAGAGCCGGTAGATCCCTTCGTAGTCGACCACCTCGTCGACCACCGTCGCGCCGAGGGGGCGGAGGCGCTCGAGGGTGTCGGCGAGGTCCGTCACGGTGAACATCACTCGCAGGTAGCCGAGCGAGTTCACCGGCGCGGTGCGGTGATCGGAGGCGACCCTG
The DNA window shown above is from Gemmatimonadota bacterium and carries:
- a CDS encoding VOC family protein, which translates into the protein MTVSRMDNVGIVVADLDAAIAFFIELGLTLEGRMPIDGEWAGRVTGVRGQRVEIAMMRTPDGHSRLELTRFDAPRVASDHRTAPVNSLGYLRVMFTVTDLADTLERLRPLGATVVDEVVDYEGIYRLCYIRGPEGILLGLAEQLRQQVSRENPVDLPA